Proteins encoded within one genomic window of Humulus lupulus chromosome 1, drHumLupu1.1, whole genome shotgun sequence:
- the LOC133788394 gene encoding protein FAR1-RELATED SEQUENCE 5-like yields the protein MWLFELSLTERGVTGYANIFFPFHSHSLASGRHKQYLWSNRVVSLGCLQKAKCMKKSGIRTCHIMSYMAELVGGYDKTPFTIKDLYNRMSSTSNVGFKGYLEHKADHDPGFYDLFAYYKGKRLLHLFWADAKSRSDYERYGHAIAFNSTYKTNSFGKPLLIWVGINNHFQTCILGFTILDNESTASYMWATRAFLACMKGVLPITIVTDGDSAIEKTLKELMPNVTHRLCYWDIHNNAISHTKDPSFGKQLTNLVFRYYTEEEFERRWAALLTHFDVEDNSYVVSLYKSRKSWAETFLRGNFFCGMTTTQRSEGFIAILKNKVNQHMKMYEFVRALDMALSWVRQREAKDEYESLHTIPQLGKTNLHNIEDELSIIYTRNMFFRVRKQMSKEGNYTVATIDVEDDAMILKLEKYPHPGTRRSVYVTDDRQLFACECQYFLSFGIPCRHIFAAIKHLHITQMPKSLILTQWTIDATQLLDVENDSYARYEDRDVEERARFGGITSKMTELAYLGSRTHYAYEIANYEIDRICAQLRNNIQIGEEGSKDKLPLHRQSDFNILNPYLSKNKGTAKMKGSNGGVA from the coding sequence ATGTGGCTTTTCGAGTTATCCTTAACAGAAAGAGGGGTAACTGGATATgcaaatattttttttccatttcatTCACACTCGTTAGCAAGTGGTCGTCATAAGCAGTATCTATGGTCAAATAGAGTGGTATCACTTGGTTGTCTTCAGAAGGCAAAATGTATGAAGAAATCTGGCATTAGAACATGCCACATTATGTCATACATGGCAGAGCTAGTCGGCGGATATGATAAGACCCCATTTACAATCAAAGACCTATACAATCGAATGTCATCGACTTCAAATGTTGGCTTTAAGGGGTATCTGGAGCACAAAGCAGATCACGATCCAGGTTTCTATGATTTATTTGCTTATTATAAAGGCAAGAGATTGCTTCACTTGTTCTGGGCAGATGCAAAATCAAGGTCGGATTACGAAAGATATGGACACGCAATCGCCTTTAATTCTACATATAAGACAAATAGCTTTGGTAAGCCTTTGTTGATTTGGGTTGGTATTAATAACCACTTTCAGACTTGTATACTTGGTTTCACAATCCTTGACAATGAATCCACTGCTAGCTACATGTGGGCAACGAGAGCCTTCTTAGCTTGCATGAAAGGTGTGCTACCGATAACAATTGTCACCGATGGAGATTCTGCCATTGAAAAAACACTAAAAGAGTTGATGCCTAATGTCACACATCGGCTATGTTATTGGGATATACACAACAATGCCATTTCTCACACAAAAGACCCATCATTCGGGAAGCAACTAACTAATTTAGTGTTTAGATATTACACCGAGGAGGAATTTGAAAGAAGGTGGGCAGCATTGCTCACTCACTTTGATGTGGAAGATAACTCATATGTCGTAAGTCTTTATAAATCAAGAAAGAGTTGGGCAGAAACCTTCTTGAGGGGAAATTTTTTTTGCGGAATGACAACAACCCAAAGGAGCGAGGGTTTTATCGCTATCTTGAAGAATAAGGTCAATCAACATATGAAGATGTATGAGTTTGTTAGAGCTCTTGACATGGCACTTTCATGGGTACGGCAACGAGAGGCTAAAGACGAGTATGAGTCCTTGCACACAATCCCACAATTAGGCAAGACAAATTTGCACAACATAGAGGATGAGCTGTCGATAATTTACACGAGGAACATGTTCTTCAGAGTAAGGAAGCAGATGTCCAAAGAAGGAAACTACACCGTTGCAACTATTGACGTAGAGGATGATGCAATGATATTGAAGCTAGAGAAGTATCCTCACCCAGGAACACGGAGGTCAGTCTATGTCACAGATGATCGTCAATTATTTGCTTGTGAGTGCCAGTATTTTCTTTCCTTTGGAATACCTTGTCGGCATATTTTTGCAGCAATTAAGCACCTGCATATCACACAAATGCCTAAATCACTAATCCTAACACAGTGGACGATTGACGCTACACAACTTCTCGATGTGGAAAACGATTCCTATGCAAGATATGAAGACAGAGATGTAGAAGAGAGAGCAAGGTTTGGTGGCATTACTAGCAAAATGACTGAACTCGCTTACCTGGGATCAAGGACTCATTATGCATACGAAATAGCAAACTATGAGATTGATAGAATTTGCGCACAATTAAGAAACAACATCCAAATTGGGGAAGAAGGTTCCAAGGACAAGCTTCCTTTACATCGTCAATCAGACTTCAACATATTGAATCCTTATTTGAGTAAGAATAAAGGCACAGCTAAGATGAAAGGGTCAAATGGTGGAGTAGCCTGA